One segment of Solanum stenotomum isolate F172 chromosome 1, ASM1918654v1, whole genome shotgun sequence DNA contains the following:
- the LOC125869735 gene encoding probable aspartic proteinase GIP2: MVIKINFISLFLSLILLFSLSFAKTPPRPRAFLLPVMKDASTIQFVTTINQRTPLVPVKLTIDLGQRFLWVDCEKGYVSSSYKPVPCGSIPCKRSLSGACVESCVGPPSPGCNNNTCSHIPYNPFIRTSMGGELAQDVVSLQSTDGSNPRKYLSTNGVVFDCAPHSLLEGLAKGVKGILGLGNGYVGFPTQLANAFSVPRKFAICLTSSTTSRGVIFFGDSPYVFLPGMDSSIRFDYTPLLKNPVSTSGSYYEGEPSTDYFIGVASIKIHSIVVPINTTLLNITKDGKGGTKISTVEPYTKLETSIYNALTKAFVTALANVPMVKPVAPFKLCYNKTSLGSNQVGPSVPPIELVLRNKNATTYTSWFIWGANSMVAVNNDVVCFGFVDGGVEFEPTSIVIGTHQIEDNLLQFDIANKRLGFTSSLLFDEITCANFNFTTKA, translated from the coding sequence ATggttatcaaaataaattttatatcctTGTTTCTTTCTTTGATCCTCTTATTTTCCCTCTCCTTCGCGAAAACGCCTCCGCGACCTCGAGCTTTTCTTCTTCCAGTAATGAAAGATGCATCCACTATACAATTTGTCACAACCATTAACCAAAGAACACCCCTTGTCCCAGTCAAACTTACGATTGATCTTGGTCAACGATTTTTATGGGTTGATTGTGAAAAAGGTTATGTTAGTTCATCTTATAAACCTGTCCCTTGTGGTTCTATCCCTTGTAAACGTTCTTTATCCGGTGCATGTGTTGAATCATGTGTAGGTCCTCCTTCACCAGGGTGCAACAATAACACTTGTTCACATATTCCTTATAATCCCTTTATTCGTACTAGCATGGGTGGTGAACTTGCTCAAGATGTCGTTTCACTTCAATCAACCGATGGCTCGAATCCTCGTAAATATTTATCAACAAATGGAGTAGTTTTTGATTGTGCTCCTCATTCTCTTCTTGAAGGACTAGCAAAGGGAGTTAAAGGGATTCTTGGACTTGGGAATGGTTATGTAGGATTTCCTACTCAATTAGCTAATGCTTTTAGTGTACCTCGAAAATTCGCTATATGTTTGACTTCATCCACAACCTCTCGTGGTGTTATCTTCTTTGGTGATAGTCCTTATGTTTTTCTTCCTGGAATGGATTCCTCAATAAGATTTGATTACACTCCACTTCTCAAAAACCCCGTTAGTACATCAGGTTCGTATTATGAAGGGGAGCCTTCAACGGATTATTTTATTGGAGTGGCGTCTATTAAAATACATAGTATTGTTGTGCCAATAAATACCACATTGTTGAACATTACCAAAGATGGAAAAGGGGGAACAAAAATTAGTACGGTTGAACCTTACACAAAATTAGAGACTTCGATTTATAATGCTTTAACGAAGGCATTTGTTACAGCGCTTGCTAATGTTCCAATGGTGAAACCTGTGGCTCCTTTTAAATTGTGCTATAATAAAACGAGCTTGGGAAGTAATCAGGTTGGCCCTAGTGTTCCACCTATTGAACTAGTGTTGCGTAACAAAAATGCTACTACGTATACATCTTGGTTTATTTGGGGTGCGAATTCTATGGTGGCAGTGAATAATGATGTGGTTTGTTTTGGATTTGTGGATGGTGGAGTTGAATTTGAACCAACTTCTATAGTCATTGGAACACATCAAATTGAAGACAACCTTTTGCAATTTGACATTGCTAACAAAAGGTTGGGTTTTACTTCATCGCTCTTATTTGATGAAATAACATGTGCTAACTTCAACTTTACAACCAAAGCTtga